The proteins below come from a single Acidobacteriota bacterium genomic window:
- a CDS encoding isoaspartyl peptidase/L-asparaginase, with product MNRSAIAIHGGAGTILRTQMTPVLEKEYRGGLETALRIGWNILEKGGSSLDAVEAAVVSLEDFPLFNAGRGSVFTHDGEQEMDASIMDGRRLKAGCVAFVKNIKNPVHLARLVMERTEHVLLAGDGANQFAEQHHVETAPDEYFFTEHRWLQLQEAIAAGRVQLDHAGEDGDKRTGGEEESEPGSIASASSDNPKSKIQNPKSLGTVGAVACDQSGSLAAATSTGGMTNKKFGRVGDTAIIGAGTYADETCAVSCTGHGEYFMLASTAHDVAARIKYKGLSLEDAARGAIERLTQINGEGGLIAVDSFGNVTLPFNSDGMYRGAIQQDGQLTVSIYK from the coding sequence ATGAATAGATCGGCGATCGCGATACACGGGGGAGCGGGTACTATACTCAGAACGCAAATGACGCCCGTTCTGGAAAAGGAATATCGAGGCGGACTCGAAACGGCTCTGCGAATCGGTTGGAACATACTCGAAAAGGGCGGCAGTTCGCTCGACGCGGTCGAGGCGGCGGTCGTCTCGCTCGAGGACTTTCCACTTTTCAACGCCGGCCGCGGCTCGGTGTTCACTCACGACGGCGAACAGGAAATGGACGCGTCGATAATGGACGGCCGGAGATTAAAGGCCGGCTGTGTAGCCTTCGTCAAAAATATCAAGAATCCGGTCCACCTCGCCCGCCTGGTTATGGAACGAACCGAACACGTCCTGCTCGCTGGTGACGGTGCAAACCAATTCGCCGAGCAGCACCACGTTGAAACTGCGCCGGATGAGTACTTTTTCACCGAACACAGGTGGCTGCAGTTGCAGGAGGCGATCGCCGCCGGCCGCGTGCAGCTCGATCACGCTGGTGAAGATGGGGACAAGAGGACTGGCGGAGAAGAGGAGTCAGAACCTGGGTCGATAGCAAGTGCATCTTCCGACAATCCAAAATCCAAGATCCAAAATCCAAAATCGCTTGGCACAGTCGGCGCCGTCGCATGTGACCAAAGCGGCAGCCTCGCCGCCGCCACATCAACCGGCGGCATGACCAACAAAAAATTCGGCCGCGTCGGCGACACCGCCATCATCGGGGCCGGAACATACGCAGACGAAACCTGTGCCGTCTCATGCACCGGCCACGGCGAATACTTTATGCTCGCCTCGACCGCCCACGACGTTGCCGCTCGGATAAAGTATAAAGGTTTGAGCCTGGAGGATGCTGCCCGCGGGGCGATCGAACGCCTAACCCAAATAAATGGCGAAGGCGGCCTGATCGCGGTTGATTCATTCGGCAACGTGACGCTGCCGTTTAATTCAGACGGCATGTATCGAGGAGCAATTCAGCAGGACGGACAGCTTACAGTCTCGATATATAAATAG
- a CDS encoding ATP-binding protein: MSNNLGRRPGLTNWYVITGGPCSGKTTVVNLLAERGYKTTIEDARHYIDTQLASGKTVKEIRKHQAEFQLKVLDMQIEQESTLSPSELVFLDRAIPDARAYYRFLNIPEDEVLTKMMAVVDYKKIFILDYLPLVADYARHEDPAAQKKLHKIISAVYESLPFPVVHVPVLPLEKRVDFILARL; this comes from the coding sequence ATGAGCAATAATCTAGGCCGCCGGCCCGGGCTTACAAACTGGTATGTGATCACTGGCGGACCGTGCTCGGGAAAAACGACCGTGGTCAACCTGCTCGCTGAACGCGGTTACAAGACAACCATCGAGGACGCACGGCACTATATTGACACGCAGCTTGCAAGCGGCAAGACCGTGAAGGAGATCCGAAAGCACCAGGCCGAATTCCAGCTCAAGGTCCTGGATATGCAGATCGAACAGGAAAGCACGCTGTCTCCGAGCGAATTGGTCTTTCTTGATCGGGCCATACCGGATGCACGGGCATATTATCGTTTCCTGAATATCCCGGAGGACGAAGTGCTTACCAAGATGATGGCGGTCGTAGATTATAAGAAGATCTTCATCCTCGATTACCTCCCATTGGTTGCCGACTACGCCCGGCACGAGGATCCGGCGGCGCAGAAAAAGCTGCATAAAATAATTTCCGCGGTTTATGAGTCTCTTCCATTTCCGGTCGTTCATGTTCCGGTCTTGCCTCTGGAAAAAAGGGTTGACTTTATCCTCGCGAGGCTTTAA
- a CDS encoding heavy metal translocating P-type ATPase: MKNDDPIKTTPIQIGRSSTPVPTTFTDPVCKMLVTAESAAASYVHEGTQYYFCNPGCKEKFIAEPDKYLSGSTKTVPGSCCGTKDATAEHHFDPNPAVQLSAIDPVCGMTVDPGTAAGSNIHDGKTYHFCSTGCLAKFKADPTKFLDPQPSAEQSLDVEYTCPMHPEIVQIGPGSCPKCGMALEPKEVSLDDRPDPEFVDMKRRFWISAVLTLPVFLLAMGEMFPAFHSVISPKVSIWIQFVLATPVVLWGGLPFFERGVQSIKNLSPNMFTLIGIGTGASYLLSLAALFFSDLFPAAMRDSHTGMVPGYFESAAVITTLVLLGQVLELRARSQTSSAIKELLRLAPETATVVRHDGSEETIDLKHVHAGHVLRVKANEKIPTDGEIIEGETSIDESMVTGESIPVEKSAGSKVIGGTINGNRSFLMRAEKVGGDTLLAQIVRMVGEAQRSRAPIQRLADVVSAYFVPAVIVAAIIAFAVWFFLGSLSYAIVAAVSVLIIACPCALGLATPMSIMVGTGHGAKNGVLVKKAEALETLEKVNVIVVDKTGTLTSGKPTVTNIIATDGVSEKDLLSAAATLESLSEHPLASAIVAAAKERGIQLETATDFQSVTGQGLEGIVRGQMIKIGGDGIIPAGKANADLLDRSAKLRFEGQIVVFVTIDGLPAGLISVTDPIKASAKAAIAELHRQNIEVVMMTGDNRTTALGVAKQLGIEPDQVIAGVMPQDKAAKVKELQSRGKIVAMAGDGVNDAPALAQADVGIAFASGTDVAIESADITLLRPDLDGILKARNLSRGTMRNIRQNLFFAFIYNIVGVPIAAGILFPVFGILLSPMIASAAMTFSSVSVISNALRLRRAKL, encoded by the coding sequence ATGAAAAACGACGACCCCATAAAAACAACGCCCATTCAGATCGGGAGAAGCTCGACCCCAGTGCCCACAACATTTACAGACCCCGTCTGCAAAATGCTCGTCACGGCTGAATCTGCTGCCGCGAGTTATGTTCACGAAGGAACACAATACTATTTCTGCAATCCGGGATGTAAGGAAAAATTTATCGCCGAGCCCGACAAATACCTTTCTGGCTCGACCAAAACTGTCCCCGGATCGTGTTGCGGTACAAAAGACGCAACAGCCGAACACCATTTTGACCCCAACCCGGCCGTGCAGCTCTCGGCGATAGATCCTGTTTGTGGAATGACAGTTGATCCGGGGACTGCCGCCGGATCGAACATACACGACGGAAAGACCTATCATTTCTGCTCTACAGGTTGTCTTGCTAAATTCAAGGCCGATCCAACAAAATTTCTTGATCCGCAGCCCTCAGCTGAACAATCGCTGGACGTTGAATACACCTGTCCAATGCATCCGGAAATTGTCCAGATCGGTCCGGGTTCGTGTCCTAAATGCGGTATGGCCTTGGAACCGAAAGAGGTCTCGCTGGACGATCGTCCTGATCCGGAATTCGTGGATATGAAACGCCGCTTCTGGATCTCAGCCGTTCTGACACTGCCGGTCTTTCTGCTCGCGATGGGTGAGATGTTTCCGGCGTTTCATTCGGTCATATCGCCTAAGGTCTCGATCTGGATACAGTTCGTCCTCGCAACGCCTGTCGTCCTGTGGGGAGGACTTCCCTTTTTCGAACGCGGGGTTCAGTCGATCAAAAACCTTAGTCCAAACATGTTCACGCTCATCGGCATCGGCACGGGAGCGTCGTATTTACTGAGCCTGGCGGCATTGTTCTTTTCAGATCTGTTTCCGGCGGCAATGAGAGACAGCCACACGGGAATGGTGCCTGGATATTTCGAGTCAGCGGCTGTGATAACAACCCTGGTGCTGCTTGGACAGGTTTTAGAACTGCGAGCCAGGTCGCAAACCTCATCGGCGATCAAGGAACTGCTCCGCCTCGCACCTGAGACCGCAACCGTCGTCCGCCACGACGGCAGTGAGGAAACGATCGACCTAAAACACGTCCACGCCGGACATGTCCTGCGTGTCAAAGCAAATGAAAAGATCCCGACCGACGGTGAAATAATCGAAGGCGAGACCTCGATCGACGAATCGATGGTCACCGGCGAATCTATCCCGGTCGAAAAATCCGCCGGCAGCAAAGTCATCGGCGGCACGATCAACGGAAACCGATCATTCCTGATGCGTGCGGAAAAGGTGGGCGGAGACACGCTGCTCGCCCAGATCGTCCGCATGGTCGGTGAAGCCCAGCGCAGCCGAGCACCGATCCAGCGTTTAGCTGATGTGGTTTCTGCCTATTTCGTCCCCGCGGTTATCGTCGCAGCGATCATCGCGTTTGCCGTATGGTTCTTCTTGGGCAGCCTTTCCTACGCGATCGTGGCGGCAGTTTCCGTACTGATAATCGCCTGCCCGTGTGCTCTCGGCCTCGCGACTCCGATGTCGATCATGGTCGGCACGGGACATGGCGCGAAAAACGGCGTTCTCGTGAAAAAAGCCGAGGCCCTGGAAACGCTTGAAAAAGTAAACGTAATAGTTGTCGATAAAACCGGAACGCTTACTTCCGGCAAACCGACGGTAACGAATATCATCGCAACCGACGGCGTCAGCGAGAAGGATCTTCTATCAGCCGCTGCTACGCTCGAAAGCCTGAGCGAACATCCGCTCGCGTCAGCGATAGTTGCTGCGGCGAAAGAACGCGGAATCCAGCTCGAGACCGCGACCGATTTTCAATCGGTTACTGGGCAAGGTTTGGAGGGGATTGTTCGCGGGCAAATGATCAAGATCGGCGGCGATGGGATAATCCCGGCCGGAAAAGCGAATGCGGATCTTCTCGATCGATCCGCAAAATTAAGATTTGAGGGCCAGATCGTTGTCTTTGTAACCATTGACGGCCTTCCCGCCGGCCTGATCTCAGTCACCGATCCGATAAAAGCATCGGCCAAAGCCGCCATCGCCGAACTGCATCGTCAAAATATCGAGGTCGTTATGATGACCGGCGACAATCGCACGACCGCCCTCGGCGTCGCAAAACAGCTTGGGATCGAGCCAGATCAGGTGATCGCCGGAGTCATGCCGCAGGACAAGGCCGCCAAGGTCAAAGAGCTCCAATCACGAGGCAAGATCGTCGCAATGGCCGGTGATGGTGTCAACGACGCTCCCGCTTTGGCACAGGCGGATGTCGGTATCGCATTCGCCAGCGGAACCGATGTCGCGATCGAGTCCGCTGACATCACACTTCTCCGCCCCGACCTCGACGGCATCCTAAAGGCCCGAAACCTCAGCCGTGGGACGATGAGAAACATAAGGCAAAATCTCTTCTTCGCATTTATTTATAATATCGTCGGGGTTCCGATCGCTGCCGGCATTCTGTTCCCGGTCTTTGGGATACTTCTCTCGCCGATGATCGCGAGCGCGGCTATGACATTCAGTTCGGTTTCGGTCATATCGAACGCGTTGAGGCTTAGGCGGGCAAAACTTTGA
- a CDS encoding MerR family DNA-binding protein, producing MITASILAKKANVPLFTVRYYTRIGLLKPSRDLRNGYKIYKPADAERLRFISAAKELGFTLAEIEEILGHAAHGDSPCPMVRDVVEKRIEENKEKIRQLKRLQTRLESAAKMWSTMKNSEPDGHSVCLLIESFTEVEESA from the coding sequence ATGATAACTGCGAGTATACTAGCCAAAAAAGCCAACGTCCCCCTATTCACGGTCCGCTATTACACGCGGATCGGCTTGCTAAAACCGTCGCGCGATCTGCGCAACGGCTACAAGATCTACAAACCTGCGGACGCCGAGAGGCTGCGTTTTATCTCGGCAGCTAAGGAACTCGGTTTTACACTTGCCGAGATAGAAGAGATACTCGGCCACGCCGCGCATGGAGACTCGCCCTGCCCGATGGTACGGGATGTAGTGGAAAAACGGATCGAGGAAAACAAGGAAAAGATCCGCCAATTGAAACGTCTGCAAACGCGGCTCGAATCGGCGGCGAAGATGTGGAGCACGATGAAAAATTCCGAGCCCGACGGGCATTCCGTCTGCCTTTTGATCGAATCTTTTACGGAAGTCGAAGAAAGCGCTTGA
- a CDS encoding CAP domain-containing protein, with translation MLKKLFLFLGLFAASASFLSAQSNNFQAQTAIKLTTGSEMADPLGLLESDDENDDDKKKAAGVKASVIVNMAAAEQAAFGMINQKRVEMGLAPLVWSDELAAVARLHSQNMAEFKFFSHRGLDNKLVSDRADQLKIGRWRSIGENIAFNRGFQDPVGKAVELWLDSPTHRRNMLDPTWKESAVGVAKAADGSVYFTQVFLVRK, from the coding sequence ATGTTAAAAAAACTCTTCCTGTTCCTGGGCCTGTTCGCCGCGTCGGCGAGCTTTTTGTCCGCCCAATCAAATAATTTCCAAGCTCAAACCGCGATCAAGCTGACCACCGGTAGCGAAATGGCTGACCCGCTGGGCTTGCTCGAGAGCGACGACGAGAATGACGACGATAAAAAGAAAGCCGCTGGTGTAAAAGCCTCGGTGATCGTGAACATGGCAGCAGCGGAGCAGGCTGCTTTTGGCATGATCAACCAAAAACGCGTCGAAATGGGCCTCGCACCGCTCGTCTGGAGCGACGAACTCGCCGCCGTCGCCCGTCTGCATTCGCAGAATATGGCGGAATTCAAGTTCTTCTCACACCGCGGCCTGGACAACAAGCTAGTCAGCGACCGTGCCGACCAGCTCAAGATCGGCAGATGGCGTTCGATCGGCGAGAATATTGCGTTCAATCGCGGTTTTCAGGACCCGGTAGGCAAAGCCGTCGAGCTGTGGCTAGATTCGCCCACCCACAGACGGAATATGCTGGATCCGACGTGGAAAGAATCAGCTGTCGGCGTCGCAAAGGCTGCGGACGGCTCAGTCTATTTTACCCAGGTATTTTTGGTCAGGAAATAA
- the ispE gene encoding 4-(cytidine 5'-diphospho)-2-C-methyl-D-erythritol kinase — protein MSFSLPSFAKINWTLRVLGKRGDWFHELFTVFQTVSLSDTLHFAESENLEMTCDDGNVPIDERNLIVQAGNSLRNKFGINKGAAIHLEKRIPSPGGLGGGSSNAAVALVGLAKLWELDVSFDELMPIAAILGSDVPFFLFGGSAVGSGRGELLEQLDDIIEPCLLIVTPNVSVSTKDAFRRLGAATLTNAELKHILSVCRTEAASLSLHRSALINDFEASVFADFPEVRRVKETLLELGAVNAAMSGSGASVFAIFDNIETRQTAIKALDPESTWRKFAVATVSRNKYREALGL, from the coding sequence ATGTCGTTTTCTCTGCCATCCTTTGCCAAGATCAACTGGACGCTTCGTGTTTTGGGGAAGCGTGGCGATTGGTTTCATGAGTTGTTTACCGTGTTTCAGACGGTTTCGTTGAGCGATACGCTGCATTTCGCTGAGTCCGAGAATTTGGAAATGACTTGCGATGACGGAAACGTGCCGATCGATGAGCGGAATTTGATTGTGCAGGCGGGGAATTCTCTTCGGAATAAATTTGGCATTAATAAAGGTGCGGCGATCCATTTGGAGAAGCGGATCCCGTCGCCTGGCGGGCTTGGCGGTGGTTCCTCTAATGCGGCGGTGGCTCTGGTTGGGCTTGCAAAGCTTTGGGAACTTGATGTTTCTTTCGACGAACTGATGCCGATCGCGGCGATTCTTGGGTCGGATGTTCCTTTCTTCTTGTTTGGCGGATCGGCCGTTGGGTCTGGACGCGGTGAGCTTTTGGAGCAGCTGGATGATATCATTGAGCCTTGCCTGCTGATCGTTACGCCGAATGTGAGCGTTTCGACTAAGGATGCATTCCGCAGATTGGGGGCCGCGACCTTGACAAATGCGGAGCTCAAGCATATTCTTTCTGTTTGCCGCACCGAAGCAGCATCGCTCAGTTTGCATCGCTCGGCCTTGATAAACGATTTTGAAGCCAGCGTTTTCGCTGACTTTCCTGAGGTTCGGCGGGTCAAAGAGACCTTGCTTGAACTCGGCGCAGTAAATGCCGCGATGAGCGGCAGCGGGGCTTCGGTCTTCGCAATTTTTGACAATATAGAGACACGGCAAACTGCTATAAAAGCCCTCGACCCTGAGTCGACCTGGCGAAAGTTTGCTGTAGCAACCGTTTCGCGGAATAAATACCGCGAGGCTCTCGGGCTATAG
- a CDS encoding ribose-phosphate pyrophosphokinase, with the protein MSVNGKIKVFAGNAHPALAEEVCGHLGIELGKAVANRFSDGEFNFQIGENVRGHDVFIMQPTCPPSDTHLMELLIMLDAFVRASAERVTAVIPYFGYARSDKKDRPRVPISAKMVSNIITKAGAQRVLTIDLHASQIQGFFDIPVDHLYAAPVVVEYFNRNPIENLIVVAPDTGGAERARAYAKRLNAGLALCDKRRERANEADVMNIVGDVRGKNCLIIDDMCDTGGTICKVAEALHKAGANEISACFTHGVLSGNAVENISNSHLRKVIVTNTIPTSAGAQKLVESGQIEVLSVAGLLASAIRSIHDETSVSSLFI; encoded by the coding sequence ATGAGCGTCAACGGGAAAATCAAAGTCTTTGCGGGTAATGCCCACCCGGCCCTTGCCGAAGAGGTTTGCGGGCATTTGGGTATCGAGCTTGGCAAGGCGGTTGCGAATCGTTTCTCGGATGGGGAATTCAATTTCCAGATCGGCGAGAATGTTCGCGGCCATGATGTCTTCATCATGCAGCCAACGTGCCCGCCGAGCGACACGCATCTGATGGAGCTGCTGATCATGCTCGATGCATTCGTCAGAGCTTCGGCAGAGAGAGTAACGGCGGTCATTCCGTATTTTGGTTACGCGAGGTCGGATAAAAAAGATCGTCCGCGTGTCCCGATCTCGGCGAAGATGGTTTCAAATATCATCACCAAGGCTGGTGCTCAGCGAGTTTTGACAATTGATCTGCACGCTTCGCAGATACAAGGGTTTTTTGATATTCCGGTCGATCACCTTTACGCCGCTCCGGTCGTGGTCGAATATTTCAATCGCAACCCGATCGAAAATCTGATCGTGGTAGCACCCGATACCGGCGGTGCGGAACGTGCGAGAGCTTATGCAAAGCGGTTGAACGCAGGCCTCGCTCTCTGCGACAAACGTCGTGAGCGTGCCAATGAGGCCGATGTAATGAATATCGTCGGTGATGTTCGCGGCAAAAATTGTTTGATAATAGACGATATGTGCGACACCGGCGGCACTATATGTAAGGTGGCCGAGGCTTTGCATAAAGCAGGAGCGAACGAGATCTCGGCGTGTTTTACGCATGGGGTTTTGAGCGGAAACGCGGTCGAGAATATTTCGAATTCGCATTTGAGAAAGGTGATCGTCACGAACACGATACCGACAAGTGCAGGTGCACAAAAGCTGGTCGAATCCGGCCAGATCGAAGTTTTGAGCGTCGCCGGGCTTCTGGCTTCGGCGATCAGATCGATCCATGACGAGACTAGTGTGTCGTCGTTGTTTATTTGA
- a CDS encoding 50S ribosomal protein L25 — protein sequence MADKILVKAEKRETRGKNENRRLRVAGKIPVVVYGGGSESLAATASLADLAAIIRTDSGVNTVFSLDIEGEGINDVIFQDRQIHAVHGRMIHADLRRFSKGEKIEMTVPVHLIGHAKGLEVEGAVLSQAIREIKVLCEPANTPDSIDVDVSDLDAGHSLHVSDLKVGKGIEIQESGDAVVASIVSINASDLEPQLEAGAEPEVTGETPAEGGE from the coding sequence ATGGCTGATAAAATTTTAGTAAAAGCAGAAAAGCGTGAAACACGCGGCAAGAATGAGAACCGTCGGCTGCGTGTCGCCGGCAAGATCCCGGTCGTCGTCTATGGCGGCGGATCGGAAAGCCTTGCAGCAACCGCGTCGCTCGCAGACCTCGCAGCGATCATTCGTACGGACAGCGGTGTTAACACCGTTTTCTCGCTCGATATCGAGGGCGAAGGCATCAATGACGTTATTTTCCAGGATCGTCAGATCCATGCGGTCCACGGCCGTATGATCCACGCCGATCTTCGACGCTTTTCGAAGGGCGAAAAGATCGAAATGACCGTTCCGGTTCACCTCATCGGCCACGCAAAGGGCCTCGAGGTCGAAGGTGCTGTTCTCTCACAGGCGATCCGCGAGATCAAGGTTTTGTGCGAACCGGCAAACACGCCTGATTCGATCGACGTTGACGTTTCGGATCTGGACGCAGGACACTCACTGCACGTTTCTGACCTCAAGGTCGGAAAGGGCATCGAGATACAGGAAAGTGGCGATGCTGTCGTGGCGTCGATCGTTTCGATCAACGCGAGCGACCTCGAACCGCAACTCGAAGCCGGTGCAGAACCTGAAGTTACGGGCGAAACACCTGCTGAAGGCGGCGAATAA
- a CDS encoding aminoacyl-tRNA hydrolase has translation MSNWLIVGLGNPGPEYAKTRHNLGFMLVDRLASRLQTRVARNECRALVGRAEIDNQVVELVKPQTYMNLSGEAVSGLLAKGGRSIERLVVISDDLALPFGTMRIRSKGSHGGQNGLRSIIDCLKTQDFIRLRIGIQPEHPIRDAAKFVLENFAKGDAETLEKILDESADAVQTIVKEGVDAAMGRFNGVNRE, from the coding sequence ATGAGTAATTGGCTGATAGTCGGGCTTGGAAATCCGGGCCCGGAATACGCAAAGACGCGGCACAACCTTGGGTTCATGCTCGTCGATCGGCTAGCTTCGAGGCTGCAAACGCGAGTTGCACGCAACGAATGCCGGGCACTCGTCGGGCGGGCCGAAATTGACAATCAGGTAGTTGAACTCGTCAAACCGCAGACGTATATGAATTTGAGCGGTGAGGCAGTGAGCGGTCTGCTCGCCAAGGGCGGCAGATCGATCGAACGGCTCGTGGTCATTTCAGACGATCTCGCTCTTCCATTCGGAACGATGCGAATTCGTTCGAAGGGAAGTCACGGCGGGCAAAACGGCCTGAGGTCGATCATAGATTGTTTGAAAACGCAGGATTTTATTAGACTGCGTATTGGCATACAGCCCGAGCATCCGATCAGGGACGCAGCAAAATTCGTTTTGGAAAATTTCGCCAAGGGCGACGCCGAAACGCTTGAAAAGATATTGGACGAATCCGCCGACGCGGTCCAAACCATCGTTAAAGAAGGTGTTGACGCGGCGATGGGAAGATTTAATGGAGTGAATAGGGAATAG
- the rpsF gene encoding 30S ribosomal protein S6 → MALRTYEVMYIVNPDTEGEKIVKLNEAVGKLIEKEGGTVVRMDDIGIRNLAYPIQKKNQGHYVLFEVDGTGQEILELERRMRVNDLILRFITVRVDEDRKKADKVRAKREARSAKRASFRTAAAEAAADAPAEA, encoded by the coding sequence ATGGCACTTAGAACGTACGAAGTAATGTATATCGTCAATCCGGACACGGAAGGCGAAAAGATCGTCAAGCTGAACGAAGCTGTCGGTAAATTGATCGAGAAGGAAGGCGGCACGGTCGTTCGTATGGACGATATCGGCATTCGCAATCTTGCCTATCCGATCCAGAAAAAGAATCAGGGACATTACGTCCTTTTCGAGGTCGACGGCACGGGCCAGGAGATTCTCGAACTCGAACGCCGCATGCGTGTCAACGATCTGATCCTGCGTTTCATCACGGTCCGAGTTGACGAAGACCGCAAAAAAGCTGACAAGGTACGTGCAAAACGCGAAGCCCGCTCGGCGAAACGTGCATCATTCCGCACTGCAGCCGCTGAAGCTGCTGCAGACGCACCGGCAGAAGCGTAA
- a CDS encoding 30S ribosomal protein S18 gives MADNDLELLNDRNDLGVGEDVIGDRPRRYQRRRPRQIVPDYLDWKDVDLLRQFVPERGKIMPRRISGISAKDQRRIAKAIKRARSMAILPFVAD, from the coding sequence ATGGCAGATAATGATTTGGAATTATTGAACGACAGAAATGACCTTGGCGTCGGAGAAGACGTCATCGGCGATCGCCCGCGTCGCTATCAGCGCCGCCGGCCGCGTCAGATCGTGCCCGATTATCTTGACTGGAAAGACGTGGATCTTCTCAGGCAGTTCGTGCCGGAACGCGGCAAGATCATGCCGAGACGCATCTCGGGAATTTCAGCAAAAGACCAGCGCCGCATCGCCAAAGCGATCAAACGCGCCCGCTCGATGGCTATTTTGCCATTCGTTGCGGACTAG
- a CDS encoding 50S ribosomal protein L9, whose protein sequence is MANTTILLREDIEHVGGRGEIVKVKAGYARNYLLPQGFGTLATKGNIKQIEQERAALLKKAAIEKATAEAQKEQMETIKLTFERKVGEHGHLFGSVTSMDVAEALKAKGYEIDRRKIVLKDAIKDTGDFTVNVKLHREVTLAVPVSVIAEGGEEAPKTEAPAPVEQAVAPTEEA, encoded by the coding sequence ATGGCAAACACAACAATACTATTACGCGAGGACATCGAGCATGTCGGCGGACGCGGCGAGATCGTTAAGGTCAAGGCCGGTTATGCCCGCAACTACCTGCTGCCGCAGGGATTTGGAACGCTTGCGACCAAAGGCAATATCAAACAGATCGAACAGGAACGAGCCGCTCTACTGAAGAAAGCAGCGATCGAAAAAGCGACCGCCGAGGCTCAGAAAGAGCAGATGGAAACCATCAAGCTTACCTTCGAACGCAAGGTCGGTGAACACGGCCATCTTTTTGGTTCGGTAACCTCGATGGACGTCGCCGAGGCTCTCAAGGCCAAAGGTTACGAGATCGACCGCCGCAAGATCGTCCTCAAAGACGCGATCAAAGACACGGGCGATTTCACCGTCAACGTGAAACTTCACCGCGAAGTAACGCTGGCTGTTCCAGTCTCGGTCATCGCTGAAGGCGGCGAGGAAGCTCCGAAAACAGAAGCACCGGCACCTGTTGAACAGGCTGTCGCTCCAACCGAAGAAGCTTAG